Genomic segment of Rhodococcus rhodochrous:
CCCGATGAGCACCGTGCTCGACGCCCTGCGCGCCCTCGGCGCCGACATCGACGGCGACCGGCTCCCCTTCACCGTGCACGGCCGCGGTGCGGTGCGCGGCGGTTCCGTCACCATCGACGCGTCCGCCTCCTCGCAGTTCGTCTCGGGTCTGCTGCTGTCCGGTGCCGCCTTCGACGAGGGCGTGGTGGTCCACCACGCCGGCGAACCGGTGCCGTCGATGCCGCACATCGAGATGACGGTCGAGATGCTCCGCGCGGCCGGGGTCCCCGTCGATACCTCGGAAGCCGACACCTGGCGGGTGCCCCCGACGACGATCAAGGCCGTCGACGTCACCGTCGAGCCCGACCTGTCGAACGCGACCCCCTTCCTCGCGGCCGCGGCGGTCACCGGTGGTGTCGTCTCGGTGCCCCTGTGGCCCGAGTCGACCACTCAGGCCGGCGACGCGATCCGCGGCATCCTCGAGCAGATGGGCGCCGAGGTGACCTGGGCCGACGGGACGCTGACCGTGCGCGGCCCCGGCGAACTGCGGGGGCTCGACGTGGACCTGCACGACGTCGGGGAGCTGGCACCGACCGTCGCGGCCCTTGCGGCGGTCGCCGCTTCGCCCTCCGACCTGCGCGGCATCGCGCACCTGCGCGGTCACGAGACCGACCGGCTCGCGGCACTCGCCACCGAGATCGCCCGTCTCGGCGGGTCCATCACCGAGACCGAGGACGGGCTGCACATCGAGCCGGCTCCGCTGCACGGTGGTATCTGGCACTCCTACGCCGACCATCGGATGGCCACGGCCGGGGCGATCCTCGGACTCGTCGTCGACGGGATCGAGGTCGAGGACATCGGCACCACCGCCAAGACGCTCCCCGACTTCGAGGGTCTGTGGGAGTCGCTGCTGACGGGGAGCGACTCCTGAGGCGGCGGGAGTACGACGAGTCCGACGTCCGGGTCCGCCCCGGACGCGGCTCGCGGCCGCGCACGAAGGATCGCCCGGCCCACCGCAATGCCGAGGAGGGCATGGTCGTCACCGTCGACCGAGGTCGGTGGGGTGTCGCACTCGGCGGTGATCCCGACCGGATCGTCACCACGATGCGGGCACGTGAGCTCGGCCGGACCCCGATCGTGGTTGGCGATCAGGTGGGTGTCGTCGGCGACCTCTCCGGTCGCCCCGACACGCTCGCGCGCATCGTGCGGGTCGAGGACCGCAGCACCGTGCTGCGACGCACGGCCGACGACACCGACCCGTTCGAGCGCATCGTCGTCGCCAATGCCGAACAGCTGCTCATCGTGGTCGCACTCGCCGATCCCCCACCGCGGACCGGACTGGTCGAACGCGCACTCGTCGCAGCCTATGCCGGGGGTCTCGCCCCGTTGCTGGGACTGACCAAGAGCGATCTCGCCGATCCCGACGAGTTCGCTGCACACTTCGCGGATCTCGACATCCCGGTGCTGCTCGTCGGTCAGGGCGACGATCTCACCGCCCTGCACGAGCGGATCGACGGTCGCGTGACCGCCCTGATCGGGCACTCGGGGGTCGGCAAGTCGACACTGGTGAACAGGCTCGTCCCCGACGCCGACCGCGCCACCGGTGAGGTCTCCGGGGTGGGCAAGGGACGGCACACCTCCACCCAGTCGGTGGCCCTGCACCTGCCCGAGGGCGGGTGGGTGGTCGACACCCCGGGCATCCGGTCGTTCGGGCTCGCGCACATCGGGCCCGACGACGTCGTCGCATCGTTCGGGGACCTGGCCGAAGCGGTCGAAGACTGCCCGCGCGGGTGCACGCATCTCGGCCCGCCCGCCGATCCCGAATGTGCCTTCGACTCGTTGGAGGGCAAGTCGCACAACCGGGCGATGGCCGTGCGTGAACTGCTCACGGCGCTCGCGTCCAACGACCCTTGGTGAACCGACGAACCCCGGTTGAACGCACGAACCCCGGCACCTGTGGGTGCCGGGGTTCGTGCTCGTTCTCGTGACCGTCAGCGCATGCCGAGCGCGCGGCGGATGAATCCGCGCTTGCGGGTCTTCTCGATGGTGGTGGCCAGACCCACGCGGCGGCCGGTGGCCGGATCGATCTCCGGCGCTCCGCCGAAGCCCCGCTCGGAGGCGGTCTCCGGGGCGGCGTCGCGGTCGTCCTTGAGGTACTTGTCGGGCAGCGACAGCTTCGCGATGGTGCGCCACGACTTCCAGTACTGCACCGCGAGCGGGCCGGTGGTGTACGGCAGGTCGTACTTCTCGCACAGCTCACGCACGCGCACCGCGATCTCCGCGTACCGGTTGGACGGCAGGTCGGGGTAGATGTGGTGCTCGATCTGGTAGCTCAGGTTGCCGGTCATGAAGTCCATGACCTTGCCGCCGGAGATGTTCGCGGAGCCGAGCATCTGACGCAGGTACCACTGGGCACGCGTCTCGGTCTCGATGTCCTGCTTCGTGAACTTCTCCGCACCGTCCGGGAAGTGACCGCAGAAGATCACCGCGTTGGTCCAGATGTTGCGCACGAAGTTGGCCGTGGCGTTGGCCTTCATCGTGGACTTCCACGACTTGCCGGTGAGCGCCGGGTAGATCACGTAGTCCTTGAGGTGCTGCTTGCCGAGCTTGGCGAGCACCTCCTTGCCGCGTGCCTTGGTGAGCTCGCGGTCGTCGCGTCCCTGGATGACCTTGCCGAGCTCGAGCAGCTGGATGGCGATGCCGTACTGGAACAGTGCCGCGAGGATCGCGTTGTACGCGACGTTGCCGAGGTAGAACGGCTTCCACCGCTGGTCGCGGGTGACCCGCAGCAGACCGTATCCGACATCGTCGTCCATCCCGAGGATGTTGGTGTACTTGTGATGCAGGTAGTTGTGGGTGATCTTCCAGTGCGCCGACGGGTCGACGTTGTCCCACTCCCAGTTGGCCGAGTGCACCTCGGGGTCGTTCATCCAGTCCCACTGCCCGTGCATCACGTTGTGCCCGAGCTCCATGTTCTCGATGATCTTCGACAGGGAGAGCATGCCTGTGCCCAGCAGCCACAGCGGACGCTTGTTCGAGCCGAGCAGCACGAGGCGCCCGCCGATCTCGAGGCCGCGCTGCAGCCGGATCGTGTTGCGGACGTATCGAGCGTCGCGCTCACCGCGGGACTCCTCGATATCGCGCCGGATGGCGTCGAGTTCGCGGCCGATGGCCTCGACGTCCGCCTCCGTCAGGTGCGCGTACTCCTTGACATCCGATATCGCCATGGGAGCTACTCTACCGTAGGTTACGGGCCCGTAGGTTAGCCGGATTGAGGGCTGTGGCGCGAATCACACGGTGGCGGAAGGTTCCCGGTGACTCGATTCACCACGGCGACGACGACGCTCTGCTACCGCATGCTCGGCGTGGACCCGCAGCGCCGTGAGCAGACCCCGGCGACGTCCGGTGGACGCCTCGGTGACCACCACGGGCGCGTCCGGACGCCACCTGTCGAACTTGCGCTCGGAGGAGGTCTCGGGGGCATCGTCGGCCGTCGCCTTGAGGAACCGGTCGGGCAACGCGAGCTTGTGGATCGTGCGCAGGGCGAGCCAGTACTGCCGGGCGAGCGAGCCGGTCGTGTACGGCAGGTCGTACTTGCCGCACAGCGCCCGCACACGGGCGGCGATCTCCGGGTAGCGGTTGCTCGGGAGGTCCGGGAACAGGTGATGCTCGATCTGGTAACTGAGATTCCCGGTGAGGAAATCCATCGCACGCCCACCGGAAATGTTTGCGCTGCCGAGCAACTGGCGCAGATACCACTCCCCGCGCGTCTCGTTCTCGTAGTGCTCGGTCGTGAACTTCTCTGCGCCGTCGGGGAAGTGGCCGCAGAAGATCACGAGATACGCCCAGATGTTGCGGATCACGTTCGCGGTGAGGTTCGCGGTCAACGTGCTGCGCCAGGCCGGGCCGGTGAGCGCCGGGAAGAACACCAGGTCCTTGACGACCTGCCGGCCGGCCTTCGCCGCGAATTCCTTGTTGGGCCCCGAATTCCACTGCGTGGGCGGGACGCCCTCGAGTTCCTTCTTCGCCGAGAGGTCGTGCAGCGCGATCCCCCACTCGAAGGTCAGCGCGAGGACGATGTTCGCGATGGGCTGCGCGAGATTGCGCGGACGCCACTTCTCGTCGCGCGTCATCCGCAGGATGCCGAATCCCACGTCCTCGTCCATGCCCACGATGTTCGTGTAGGTGTGGTGCGCGTAGTTGTGGGCGCGCTTCCAGTGCTCGGACGGACCGGTCTGATCCCATTCCCACGAGGTCGAATGGATCTCGGGGTCGTTCATCCAGTCCCACTGCCCGTGCATCACGTTGTGCCCGAGTTCCATGTTCTCGATGATCTTCGCGAGCGACAGCGCAGCGGTACCGATGATCCAGCGCGACCGTCGACGCGAACCGAACAGCGCGCAGCGTCCGACCACCTCCAGCACACGCTGCGCACGGATGACGGAATGGATGTAGCGGGCGTCCCGCGGGCCGCGCGAATTCTCCACATCCCGTCGAATCGCGTCGAATTCGTTTGCAAGAGCAACGATGTCGTCTTCGGTCAGATGAGAGAACGCGCGGATATCGGTGATGGCCAAGCGGGATCCTTCGGAGGTTTGCTGTCGGTGTCTACACGTCCAGTGTGCAGTCGCCGGCAGCGGCGGAGATGCAGGTCTGGACGCGTTCGCCCTCTGCGTGCTCCTTGCCGGATCGCAGATCGACGACGTGCCCCTTCTCGAGCGGCACAACACAAGTCTGACAGATTCCCATGCGACAACCGAAGGGCATCAGCGCACCGACGCTCTCACCGGCCTCGAGAATCGTCGTGGCGCCGTCCACGGTGACGGTCTTGCCGGACTTCGCGAACGTGATCGTTCCGCCCGACCCCGAGGTGTCGGCGCGGCTGACGGCGAAGCGCTCGAGGTGGACCTGATCCTCGATGCCCTCCGCGACCCAGTGCGCGGTGATGTCGTCGAGCATCTGCTGGGGACCGCACGCCCAGGTCTGACGCTCGCGCCAGTCGGGGCACACCTCGTCGAGCTCCGAGAGCGCGAACTTGCCCTTCTCACGGGTGTGACGCACGTGCACGCGGAACCGATCGTGGGTGGCGTCGAAACGCTCGAGCTCGGACCGGAACATCACGTTCTCGGCCGTCGGCGCGGAGTGGATGTGCACGACGTCGGGCAGGTCGAGTTCGCGCTCGACCGCACGCCGGTCGAGCGTCCGCAGCATCGACATGATCGGCGTGATGCCACTGCCGGCCGTGAGGAAGAGGATCTTCGCCGGCGGCGGGTCGGGCAGGACGAAATCGCCCTTCGGGGCGGCAAGGCGCACGACGGTGCCCTCGGGGACCCCGCCGACGAGGTGGCTGGACAGGAAGCCCTCGGGCATCGCCTTCACGGCGATGGAGATGACCTTGTCATCCCAGGTGGGCGAGGAGGTCAGCGAGTAGGAGCGCCAGTGCCAGCGACCGTCGATGTGCAGACCGATGCCGATGTACTGGCCGGGTGCGTATCCGAAGTCGAAGCCCCAGCCGGGACGGATGACGATCGTCGCGGAATCGGGGGTCTCCTGGCGCACCGAGACGATGCGCCCGCGCAGTTCACGGGCGGACCACAGCGGGTTGACCAGATGCAGGTAGTCGTCGGGGAGCAGAGGGGTGGTCAGCCGGGCCACCGCGCCACGCAGGACGTTGGAGAGCGACTTCTCCCCTGGCGCGACGTGTGCCGCAGGCTTCTCGATCCATTCCTTCAGGCCCATCCGACCGTTTCTCCTCACTCCGGTTACGGCTCCGTAGGTTATCAGAGGTTACGGAAGCGTAGGTTGAGCGAGAGACGGTCGTCACACCGATGACGTGGCGATATGCGAGGTCAGAGCAGTTCGAGCAGGAAGGGCAGTTCCTGGGCCGCGTACCACGCCAGTTCGTGGTCCTCCGCGTCGCCGAGGACGAACTCGGCCTCCTCGTCGCCCAGTTCGGCCGCATCGACGATCTCGCGTGCCCGCGCGACGTCGGCCTCCGCCTCCTGCAGGTCGATGTGCACCGACGCGACCGCACGCATCGTGATCGGCCCGGCGAGCTTGACGACCGCATCGTCGAGATCCGGTCGCGGCTTCACCTCGTCGACGTCGGCCGCGATCACCACCCGACGGGACGCGAAGGACGGATGATCGTTCGGCTCCTCCGATCCGAGCAACCGCAGCGACGCGCGTGCCGCCTCGGCCATCGCGACCTCGGCGAGCTCCTCGTCGTCGCCCGCCGTGTAAGCCTCGCGCAGAGCGGGGGTCACCGCGAAGGCCGTCCGGCCCACCGCGTCGACCTCACCGTCGGCGACGAGGCCCTGCAACATCGCGAGCGTTGCCGGTACATAGACACGCGTCACTTCTCACCTGCCGGCATCCGTCAACTCCTCGAGAGATTCCTGGATCAGCGTCGCTGCCACGTCCACATCGGGCATCGCATCACGATCCGCATTCAAACCGTAGTAGATCTTGCCGTCGTAGGACGTCAACGCGATGCTCAGGGCCTGATTCTTCAGCAGCGGCGAGACCGGGAAGATCTCGAGCAGCCGGGCTCCGGTGAGGTAGAGCGGGTGCTGCGGACCGGGCGCATTGGTGATCATGAGGTTGAACATCCGCTGCGAGAAACCCATCGCGACCCGGGCTCCCACCGCGTGCATCGTCGCCGGGGCGAAGCCCGACAAGCGGACCATCGTCTGCGCCGCCACCCGCCGCCGCTGCCGCGAGTAGGCCTCGCCCGCATGCGCGATGTGCGACAACCGGACCACCGCGTTCGGCTCCCCCACCGGCAGATCCAGCAGGAAGGACGACACCTCGCCCTGCGGGTGCACCTGGATCGTGTCGTTGTCGCCGCAGTCGTCCGGATCCTGGGTGTACACCGACATCGGGACCATCGCCCGCACCACCGTCGCCTCGGTGACCGGCTCCCCGCGGGAGAGCAGCCAGTACCGCAACGCGCCGGCGAGGACCGCAAGCACCACGTCGTTGATCGTGCAGCCGTAGCGGGAGTGGATCTTGCGGTAGGGCTCCAGATCGGAGCGCACCACGGAGAACCGACGGCTCCTCGAGATCTGCGTGTTCAGCGGAGTCTCGGGCGCCGACTGCGCTGCCGTGCGGGCGATCCGGCCGACGGCGTCGACGGTCTCGGTGAGGGTCGCCGTGAGATCGCCCACGGCCGATCGCACGGCGGCGATCCCCTCCCCCGGGCGCGCGACGAGTTCGGCGAGCGCTCCGACGAGCAGAGCGGACTCCGACGGTTCGCGTTCGGGCATCCACAATTCCTCGGGGACCTCACGCGGCACCGGCTCCTTGTCGAAGAGCACCTGGACGATGTCGAGGGCCTCCTCGCCGTCGACGAGCGCCGAATGCGACTTCGTGAACAGCGCCACCCGATCGTTCGCGAGCCCCTCGACGAGATACATCTCCCAGAGCGGTCGCGTGCGGTCGAGCGGTCGCGAGACCAGACGCGCGACGAGGTCGTGCAGCTGTTCGTCGGAGCCGGGTTTCGGCAGCGCGGAGCGCCGCACGTGGTAGGTGATGTCGAAATCGCGGTCGTCGACCCACACGGGTCGCGAGAGCCCGAATGCGACCTCCCGCACCTTCTTCCGGTAACGGGGCACCTCGGGCAGTCGCTGCTCGACCAACCGCAGCACGCTCTCGTAGTCGAGACCGCCCTCGGGGGGTTCGAGGATCGCGAGCGACCCGACGTGCATCGGCGTGTTGCTCGTCTCCAGGTAGTAGTACGACGCGTCCTGCGCCGTCATCCGGCTCGTCATCGACCCCGTTCCCCCTCCTGACCCGAACCTCCCGAGCGTCGCCACCACGACTCGGCACCGTCCGTGGCTCCGCTCCCGATCTCCTCGGGATCGAGATCGAAGAGTACGGCCAGTTCGCCCGGCGCGTCGTGTGAACCATCATGGTGTACGCCGACCATCCCCGCAGCGGCGGCGCCTCGCACGTTGCCGACCGAATCGTCGACGAAGACGCACTCGCCGGGTTCGAGGTCCAGCAGCCGGGCGACCAGCAGGTAGCTCTCGGGGTCGGGTTTGGCGACACGTGCGTCACCCGAGAGCACCACGCGGTCGACGAACGGGCCCTCGAGATCGCGCAGCCACTGCGCGCCGGGCCCACCGGGATCGTTGCTCAGCAGGGCGGTCCGCACCCCACGCGCGCGCAGGACCGTCACGGCCGCGCCGAAGGTATCGGGATCGCTTCCCGGCCCGACCAGGACGCCACCGACATCGAGTACGAGTCCTCGCATCACGACACCACCGTAGGTCCCGGACGTCCTGCTCGCGCAGCGCATCCCGCGCGCGTCGGACCGGGACCGTCGCCCGGCGATGTGGCATCATGTGCGCGGTTCGTCCTCTCCCGAACCGCTTCGCCGTCACGGCGTCAGCCGTGCCGATGCAACCGTCACGGTGTCGGCCGTGCCGATCCGTCATGCCTTTCGGGAGAGCTCATGTCGCATCACACCGGGCGCTACGTGCGCCGCCTCACCAACCTCGAACCTCCGGTCGAGGAGGCCTGTCATCGTCCCCGCAGCCACCTCGCGCGCCGGCCCACGCCGCACGACGGACGCTCGGGGCGCGCACCGCTCCGCCGCGACGGAACCGAACGTCCGACCACCGCCCCCGGCACCGAAGATCCGACCACGCGGCCGGGCGACCGGCCCGCGATCGTCCTCGATCCGGGTGTCGTGCGGGTCGCGGAGACGGCGGTGCGACTGGTTCTCGAAGTGGTCGACGGCCGCCGTCCCGCCGTGCAGTCCACGACGGTCCTCGACCCGCGTCTCGTCGCCACGATCACTGCGGCCCGGCCTCCTCGCGCAGGACGCAGCACTGCGGTGCTGCTGCGGACGCGGGTACGTCCCGTCGACGCCGACACCGTGGAGGTGTTCGGCAGCTACGGTCGCGGGGACCGGGTGTTCGCCTACGCCGGCCGGATGGTGCACAAGCGCCCCCGCCCTCGTGCTCCGCACCGCTGGACGATCACGACCCTGTGGCTCGGGTGAGCCACAGGGTCGTGGGGCGATCGTGAGTCTTCGACTCAGCACTCCATGTGAGTCTTCGACTCAGCACACCACGTGAGTCTTCGACTCAGCACACCACGTGAGTCTTCGACTCAGCACTCCATGTGAGTCTTCGACTCAGCGCCGCCGGTTGGTCTTCGCGTCGCGCCTGGCCGCGGCACGACGCTCCTTGCGGGTGCCGGCCTGACGGGGCGCGGAGCCCGCGTCGGCACCGGCGGTCGTGCGCGCGACATGGGCGCGGCCGTCCTCGTCGGGACCGCTGTAGGTCAGGCGTCGCTCGGTCTCGTCGAGACCCTTGGCCCGCAGCGCCGTCGGTGCGGGCTCGGCCTGCGCCGGTTGTGCCGGACGGGCGGGCTGTTGTGCCGGTCGGGCCGGAGCCGCCTTGGCGAGGCTCGGGGCCGCCTGTGCAGCGGCCGCCGCGGAGGCCGGCGTGACGGCCACACCCGCGGACTGCTGCTGCTGCGCGGCCTCGACCTGGAGGTTGAACAGGAATCCGACCGATTCCTCCTTCAGACCCTCGAGCATCGCGGTGAACATGTCGAAGCCCTCGCGCTGGTACTCGACGAGCGGATCGCGCTGCGCCATGGCGCGCAGGCCGATGCCCTCCTTGAGGTAGTCCATCTCGTAGAGGTGCTCGCGCCACTTGCGGTCGAGGACCGACAGCAGCACGCGACGCTCGAGTTCGCGCATCGCATTCTCACCGGCGATGGCCTCGAGTTCGGCCTCGCGACGGGCGTAGGCGGCGCGGGCATCCTCGAGAAGAACCTCGAGCAGGCCGTCGCGGTCGAGGTCCTCGTTCTCGGCGACGAGCGTCTTGTAGTCGACACCCACCGGGTAGAGGGTCTTGAGCGCCGTCCACAACTGCTCGAGATCCCAGTCCTCGACGTAACCCTCGGCGGTGGCACCGTCGACGTACGCGGTGATCACGTCGGTGAGCATGTGCTGCACCTGACCCTCGAGGTCCTCGCCGCGCAGGATCCGGCGGCGCTCCTCGTAGATGACGGTGCGCTGCTGGTTCATCACCTCGTCGTACTTGAGGACGTTCTTGCGGATCTCGAAGTTCTGCTGCTCGACCTGCGTCTGCGCGCTCTTGATGGCCTTGGAGACCATCTTCGCCTCGATCGGCACGTCGTCGGGCAGGTTCAGCCGCGTCATGATCGACTCGAGCGCCGCACCGTTGAAGCGTCGCATCAACTCGTCGCCGAGCGAGAGGTAGAACCGCGACTCGCCCGGGTCGCCCTGACGACCGGAACGACCACGGAGCTGGTTGTCGATACGACGCGACTCGTGCCGTTCGGTGCCGAGCACGTACAGGCCACCGGCCGCACGCACCTTCTCGGCGTCGGCCTTCGACTCGGCCTTGATCCGCTCGAGGATCTCGTCCCAGGCCGCCTCGTACTCGTCCGGCGTGTTGACCGGGTCGAGGCCGCGCTTGCGCAGCTCGATGTCGGCGAGGATGTCGGGGTTGCCGCCGAGCACGACGTCGGTACCGCGACCGGCCATGTTCGTCGCGACCGTCACCGCGCCGGACCGGCCGGCCTGCGCGATGATCTGCGCTTCCTGCTCGTGGAACTTCGCGTTGAGCACGCTGTGCGGAACACCGCGCTTGGTGAACTGCCGGGACAAGTATTCCGAGCGCTCGACACTCGTCGTACCGATGAGGACCGGCTGGCCCTTCTCGTGACGCTCGACGACGTCGTCGACGACGGCCGCGAACTTCGCTTCCTCGGTCTTGTAGATCAGGTCGCCCTGGTCGACGCGCACCATCGGGCGGTTGGTCGGGATCGGGATGACACCCAGGCTGTAGATCTGGTGGAGCTCGGCGGCCTCGGTCTCGGCCGTACCGGTCATGCCCGACAGCTTGTCGTACAGGCGGAAGTAGTTCTGCAGCGTGATCGTGGCGAGCGTCTGGTTCTCGGCCTTGATCTCGACGCCTTCCTTGGCCTCGATCGCCTGGTGCATGCCCTCGTTGTAGCGCCGGCCCGACAGGACGCGGCCGGTGAACTCGTCGACGATGACGACCTCGCCGTTGCGGACGATATAGTCCTTGTCCTTGGCGTAGAGCTCCTTGGCCTTGATGGCGTTGTTGAGGTAGCTCACCAGCGGCGAGTTGGCCGCTTCGTACAGGTTGTCGATGCCGAGCTGGTCCTCGACGAACTCGACGCCGGCCTCGTGCACACCGACGGTCCGCTTGCGGATGTCGATCTCGTAGTGGACCTCGGGCTTGAGCAGCTTGGCGATGCGCGCGAACTCGGAGTACCACTTGCTCGACGCGTCGGCGGGACCCGAGATGATCAGCGGCGTCCGGGCCTCGTCGATGAGGATCGAGTCGACCTCGTCGACGATCGCGAAGTTGTGGCCGCGCTGAACGAGGTCGTCGAGCGAGTGCGTCATGTTGTCGCGCAGGTAGTCGAAGCCGAACTCGTTGTTGGTGCCGTAGGTGATGTCGGCGGAGTAGGCCGCGCGGCGCTGGGCCGGGGTCATGCCGGACAGGATCACGTCGGTCTCGAGCCCGAGGAAACGGTGCACACGGCCCATCCACTCGGCGTCGCGCTTGGCGAGGTAGTCGTTGACCGTGACGACGTGGACGCCGTCGCCGGAGATCGCGTTGAGGTAGGCCGGCAGCACACAGGTGAGGGTCTTGCCCTCACCGGTCTTCATCTCGGCGATGTTGCCGAAGTGCAGCGCCGCGCCACCCATGATCTGGACGAGATAGTGCTTCTGGCCGAGCACACGGAAGGACGCCTCCCGGGCGGTCGCGAAGGCTTCCGGAAGCAGATCGTCGAGCGTCTCGCCGTCCTGGTAGCGACTCCGGAACTCGTCCGTCTTGGCCCGGAGCTCGGCATCGGTCAGGGCCTCGAAGTCCGGGGAGAGGGAATCGACATGCTCGGCGATGTGCTTGAGCCGCTTGACCATGCGACCTTCACCGATCCGGAGCAGCTTCGTCAGCGACAGCACTGGTGTGTTCGTCCTCAATCTCGGGTACCTGCACGGACAAGAAATCCGGCCGAGGCCTTGTCGGACCCCGGCCGGATTCCATGGTAGGCGCTGCGCGGGAGTGACCGCGATGGCGAGGTGCCTTCGGTCACTCCCGGCAGTGTCACACGAGCCTGATCAGACCGTAGTCGAAGGCGTGTCGCCGGTAGACCACGGACGGCTTGTCCGTCTCCTTGTCGTGGAACAGGTAGAAGTCGTGACCGACGAGTTCCATCTCGTAGAGGGCGTCGTCGACGGTCATCGGCTGAGCGTTGTGTTCCTTCGTCCGGACGATGCGACCGGGACCGTCCTGGGGTTCCTTCTCGCTGTCGCCGAGCGACAGGTCGGGCGAGATCGCGAGCTCGTCGTCCTGGGCGAGGGCCGCGGTGGCTTCCGCCACGGACACGGGCGTCTTCTCACCGTAGGAGACCTTGCGGCGCTCCTTCGTCCGGCGCAGACGCGATTCGAGCTTGCTGACCACAGACTCGAAGGCAGCGTAGAAGCTGTCGGCACTCGCCTCGGCGCGTACGACCGGTCCCTTTCCGCGGGCAGTGATCTCGACCCGCTGACAACTCTTCTTCTGACGCCTGTTGCGTTCGTGTTGCAACTCGACGTCGAAGATGAAGATCGTCGGATCGAAACGTTCGAGCCGAGCGAGTTTCTCGGAGACGTAGATCCGGAAATGATCGGGGACCTCGACGTTGCGTCCTTTCACGACAACGTCGGCACGGGGGCCTTCCGTGGCGGCATCGGCCTCTGCAACGGAACCTCTGGACTTCGAAGGGGTCGTCACGCGTACCTCCCGAGTTACGGCCGGCGCAGCCCGCGCACCGGCATGATGTATGAGCGCGAGAGCGCGCTCGCCCGGAATCGGAAGAACAGGCGTTTCCACCCGTCTACCTTGTTGTTTCCGGGTCTGATGGCGACGGTAGTACGTAACGCGGAGGTGTGCCACCGTTCCCGCGCGATTTCACGTCGCGTCGCCTTCGGGTCACCCGGCGGAGTACTTTCCGGGCCCGCCCGTGGGCTCACGCATGGGCCGTCACGAGCACTCCGAGAGGGTCGAATCCGGCGCGCCGGAGTGCCCGCACCGACTCGCGCGCGGTGGTTCCGGTGGTGAGCACATCGTCGACGACGAGAACCGGGATCGTGCGCGGCAGCCCGTCGGCGCGCACCCGGACACGGCCGGCGAGGTTGCGCTGCCGGTCGGCTGCCGAGAGCCCCACCGAGTCGCGCACTCCGCCCGCCACATTCAGGATCGGGCGGACGTGGAGGCGACGGTCGTGGGTCGCGGCGGCCCGGGCGGCACGCGTGACGGGATCACCTCCGCGTGCCCGCGCCGCACGCGCCCGGGTGGGAGCGGGCGCCACGATCACGGGGCCCTCGGGCAGCTCGCTCCATCGGCGCAACCGCGCGATCGCGACGGCCCATGCGAGCCCGAGCGGCTCGGCGAGATCCCGGCGGCCACGCTCCTTCGCCACGATCACCGCGCGGCGCCTGGGACCGGTGTACGGGCCCAGACTCCACACCGGAACCCCGGGGTCGACGCGCGGCGCGACGGCCACGGGATGGTCGGAGAGCTCGCGTGCACATGCCCGGCACCAGCTCGTGCCGGGAGCGGCGCAGCCACCGCACCGGGCGGGCAGGACGAGATCGAGAAGGGCCGTGAGCACACCGGGAGTGTGCCCGAAGTCACCGACGACCGGAGATCACAGTCGGCAGGCTCAGCCCGGAAGGACGGGAATCGCCGCCATACCCGCCAGTCCGGGCACCTCGCGCCAGTACCGGTCGCCCGCGGGATCCCGGTTGTTGAGCTGGAAGACCGTCCGGGAATCGGCGAC
This window contains:
- the hpf gene encoding ribosome hibernation-promoting factor, HPF/YfiA family, producing the protein MTTPSKSRGSVAEADAATEGPRADVVVKGRNVEVPDHFRIYVSEKLARLERFDPTIFIFDVELQHERNRRQKKSCQRVEITARGKGPVVRAEASADSFYAAFESVVSKLESRLRRTKERRKVSYGEKTPVSVAEATAALAQDDELAISPDLSLGDSEKEPQDGPGRIVRTKEHNAQPMTVDDALYEMELVGHDFYLFHDKETDKPSVVYRRHAFDYGLIRLV
- a CDS encoding ComF family protein, with the translated sequence MLTALLDLVLPARCGGCAAPGTSWCRACARELSDHPVAVAPRVDPGVPVWSLGPYTGPRRRAVIVAKERGRRDLAEPLGLAWAVAIARLRRWSELPEGPVIVAPAPTRARAARARGGDPVTRAARAAATHDRRLHVRPILNVAGGVRDSVGLSAADRQRNLAGRVRVRADGLPRTIPVLVVDDVLTTGTTARESVRALRRAGFDPLGVLVTAHA